The sequence below is a genomic window from Melioribacteraceae bacterium.
GGCATTGGTTTTCAAAGCTGCATTGCTGTGTTGGGCGGCGGCTTAAAAACCACACCGTTAGCCCTCATTAATTTGGAAATATTATGAGATCATTTTTTCACCATGTTGGAGAAGTTGGGGCAAATCGAGATTTCCCGAGAACTGTATTTAAAAGTAGATTAATTACAGAAATAGCAGATTCAATACCTAATGATAATCCAGCAAAATATCATCTTATCAGTCAATTAACAGCGTCTTTCCCTTATGGAGAAGCAAATTGTTGGGGCGTTCCCCGTGGCGCTAAACGCGTAATAAACAGTCTGCAAACTGGGGATTTAGTTCTATTTGTTAAATCATTACATATGCCGGGTGAAATACCAGCGATGTGTATTGTTAATGTTTTTGAAAAAATTGAGCTGCCAAAATTATCAATAGCTTTGTGGGGGGAAGACAAATTCCCTTATATCTTCTTCTTCAAAACAGAAAAAATAAATCTAACTTGGATGGAGTTTATAAAATATTTGAACTATAGACATAATTATGATCCAAGAGGTACATTTTGTTTTGTAGCTGAAAATAAGTTAAAACGTTGGAGTGGCAGTTCTGGATTTCATGAATATTTAATAAAAAAACACTTAGTTGCTGATAATCCCCAAATTAATGGTAGTTTAGTAAATGAACCATCTCCTGACTATAGTTTATCTACTACTCTAGCTTTTGATATAGGTGAAGCTTCTAATTCTACCATTCGTGATGAAAGTGTCATTTACCGGATTTTAAGAGATACATCTAAGTCAGCTCAAATTAAAGAGCTATATAAGAATCGTTGTCAACTTTGTGATCAATGTTTGGAAAACGACTTTAAAACAAAAACTTACTCTGAAGTGCATCATATAAGACCATTAGGGCAACCCCATAATGGACCAGATATTATTGAAAACATGCTGTGTGTTTGTCCGAACTGTCATGCTAAACTTGATTATGGATTCATAAAATTGGAGAAAAGGAGAATCAATTATTGCGATCAGCATGAAATAAACGATGAGTTTATAAACTATCATAATAAATTTATATACAAATAATTTTTGGGCTAACCAGCAACTCAAAACCGTCTGCTGTAGTCGGTCGTAATATTTGCTGTGTTACTTTATAGTGAAAGGAGTTTTAAGAAGCAAATAAATAACATAATCAGTAAAACAAAAAACGTTGGTATCGTAAACTGTTCTGCAGCGGTTTAGTTACCACGTCGTTAGCCGCAAAACAATTAGTGAGAAAAATGGTCACATTTATTGATAATAAAAATATCTTACTAAAAGATTTCTTAAAAGAA
It includes:
- a CDS encoding HNH endonuclease → MRSFFHHVGEVGANRDFPRTVFKSRLITEIADSIPNDNPAKYHLISQLTASFPYGEANCWGVPRGAKRVINSLQTGDLVLFVKSLHMPGEIPAMCIVNVFEKIELPKLSIALWGEDKFPYIFFFKTEKINLTWMEFIKYLNYRHNYDPRGTFCFVAENKLKRWSGSSGFHEYLIKKHLVADNPQINGSLVNEPSPDYSLSTTLAFDIGEASNSTIRDESVIYRILRDTSKSAQIKELYKNRCQLCDQCLENDFKTKTYSEVHHIRPLGQPHNGPDIIENMLCVCPNCHAKLDYGFIKLEKRRINYCDQHEINDEFINYHNKFIYK